DNA sequence from the Fimbriimonadia bacterium genome:
ACTGGGTGGTCCTCGTCGCAGATCACTAACATCTCCGATGTCAGGCTCACTTCGGTACCGTCAATGGTAGTAATAGTCTCCCCGTCCCGTGCTCGTCGCACTACCACACAGCCACCATGTAGCAGGTCGTGGTCGAATGCGTGTAGTGGCTGTCCCAGTTCGAGCAGCACATAGTTGGTGACGTCCACAATGTTGGAGATAGGTCTCATCCCACAGGCGGCTAGCCGCTTCTGCATGAGCTCTGATGACGGACCGATGCTGAAGCCGCGCACGAGGCGTGCGCCGTACCTAGGGCAGAGTTCGGGAGCTTCGATGGTGACCGAAGCGTGAGAAGCACAGTCATGTGGCCCGTCCTCGTCACCGTAAGCCCATCCGTGCCGGTAATCGTCCCAAGCCGAGGTGGGTGTGCAGCGATCGGCGAGCTTTGCGATGATCTCACGCACGAGGCCCACCACGCTCAAGCAATCGCCCCTGTTCGGTGTCACCTTCACGTCCAGCACCGGTCCCAGGTCGCTGTCCCCGATGCCCTCGACCTCGAGCCCGGCGAGCGTCAGCAGTGTGGCCGTCTCGTTGGCATTCAGGTCGAACTCCACATACTCCTTCAGCCATTCCAGTGTGACAAGCATCTCGCCTTACCCTCCGAACTGGCGCAGGAAGCGCAGGTCGTTGTCCGTGAAGTAACGCAGGTCATCCACTCCGAACTGCAGCATTGGGATCCTCTCCACTCCCAGCCCGAATGCAAAGCCCGAGTAGCGCGAGGTATCGATCCTGTAGTTCTCCAGGATGTCCGGGTGCACCAAGCCTGCCCCGCCCAGTTCTATCCAGCCGGACTTCTTGCAGATGCCGCACCCTGTCCCGGCGCAAAAGATGCAGGTGATCGCATAGTCCACTCCCGGTTCGACGAAGGGGAAGAAGTCGGGTCGGAAGCGCACGTTCACTCCCTCGCCGAACATCAGGCGAGCGAACTGTGCCAACGTACCCTTTAGGTGCGCCATGCTCACGCCTTCGTCCACCATGAACGCGTCCACTTGATGGAATGTGTGTGAGTGGGTTCTGTCCACCGCCTCGTTCCGAAAACAGCGGCCGATGGTGAAGATGCGGAACGGCGGCTTGCGCACCTCGAAGATGCGGCCCTGGAACGAGGTTGTCTGCGTGCGCAGCAGGTACACGTCGTCAATCCAGAAAGTATCCTGCTCGTCCATCGCAGGGTGCTCTTCGGGATAATTGAGTGCCTCGAAGTTGTAGCGATACTGCTCCAACTCGGGGCCCTCATATCTCTCGAACCCGAGACCGATGAGGGCTTGTGCGATGCGCCTTGCAGTCTGGCTCAGGATGTGCGCACGTCCCACCCTCGGCGGGTGGCCCGGCATCGTCACATCCACGCGCTCGGCCTCCAGCCGCGAGGCGCCCTCGGTCTCTTCGATGGCTGCACGCTTTGCCTCGACGGCGGCCGCGAGTGACTGCTTCAAGGCATTGCAGCGCTGACCGGCGGTCGGGCGCTCTTCGGGAGGCAGCTTGCCGATGCCTTTGAGGAACTCGCTCAGTGCACCCTTGCGCCCGAGGTACTCGGTCTCGACGGCCTCGAGCTCGGCCAGGCTCTTGCACGCTGCCAGGCGTTCGTTGGCTTCTGCCTCGATTCGATCTATCTCTGTCATCCTATCACCGTCCTGCCATTGTGGGCGATGCCGAGGAGACGGGGGGTGCGGGTCACGAAAAAGCGCCCGCCGACCCCTCGGCGGGCGCTCCAAACCTCGCGATGGGTCTATACCTGCCGAACGGAGTCGACCAGGGCCCTAAACGCGTCGGCGTCGTTCACGGCCATGTGCGCCAGCGTCTTGCGGTCGAGCTGAATACCCTTCTCCACCATCCCGTGGATCAGTTCGCCGTACTTGAAATCCAACTCTTTGCAGGCTGCGGTGAGCCGTACGATCCATTGTCGGCGGAAGTCCCGCTTCTTGTTGCGCCGGTCGCGATAGGCGTACAGGCCGGACTTCATCACCTGCTCGTTGGCTCGCTTGAAGACGTTTTTCTTCCGCCCCCAATAGCCTTCTGCCCTCTCGATGATCTTCTTGTGGCGCTTGTGGGTGGTAACTCCCCTTCGAACTCTAGCCATCTCTCAGCCGCCTCACATTCCCAACATGCGCTTCATGCGTTTCTCGAAGGCGGGGGTGAGCGTCGCGTCGCTGCCGAGCCGGCGCTTGCGATTGCCCCGCTTGTGGATGAACATGTGGTTGTCATACGCCCTGCGACGGATCAGCTTGCCCGACCCGCTCACCTTGAAGCGCTTCATTGCAGTCTTGCTAGTCTTCAGCTTCGCCAATTCATCCTCCGCCGGTGTCTCGGCAACCGGTTCCATCCCGTCTCGAGTGTGCTATTTCGCCGCCTCACCGCTCGTCTCAGGTTCCGGCTCGGCCTTTTCAGCTTCTTGCGCTTTCTTGGCTGCCTGAGCCACGCCCGGCTTTGGCGCAAGGATCATGATCATGAAGCGCCCGTCCACGCTCGGCTCACGCTCTACAACCGCAATATCCTGGGTAGCCTGGACGAACCGCTCCAGAGCTTGCCGACCCATCTCGGGTCTGGTGATCTCCCTACTGCGGAACATCACCGAACACTTCACCTTGTGCCCCTCGTTCAGGAACCGAATCACGTTTCTTAGCTTCACGTCTAGGTCGTGGTCGTCGGTCCCGGGACGCATGCGAACGGCTTTGAGCTCCGAGACGGTTTTCTTCTTCTTCCCCTCGCGTTCGCGCTTCTCTTGTTCGTACTGGTACTTGCCATGGTCCACAATGCGTGCCACGGGAGGTCGCACGTTCTGGTTCACGAGAACCAAATCCAACTCCGCCTCATGCGCTAGGGCTAGCGCCTTATCGGCATCCATGGTCCCCAGGTTCTCGCCGTGCTCGTTGATTACGACCAGTTCGCGGTAGAAGCGCGGAATGCGCTCGTTCATGAGCGTGCGCTCAGGTGGGCGCATGTCCCGCCTAAAATGCCGGATTTCTTATCACCTTGGCCCTCTGGCCTCCTTGAGAATGCACCCGAAGTATAACCGACGCTCGAATCGGGAGTCA
Encoded proteins:
- the pheS gene encoding phenylalanine--tRNA ligase subunit alpha, which translates into the protein MTEIDRIEAEANERLAACKSLAELEAVETEYLGRKGALSEFLKGIGKLPPEERPTAGQRCNALKQSLAAAVEAKRAAIEETEGASRLEAERVDVTMPGHPPRVGRAHILSQTARRIAQALIGLGFERYEGPELEQYRYNFEALNYPEEHPAMDEQDTFWIDDVYLLRTQTTSFQGRIFEVRKPPFRIFTIGRCFRNEAVDRTHSHTFHQVDAFMVDEGVSMAHLKGTLAQFARLMFGEGVNVRFRPDFFPFVEPGVDYAITCIFCAGTGCGICKKSGWIELGGAGLVHPDILENYRIDTSRYSGFAFGLGVERIPMLQFGVDDLRYFTDNDLRFLRQFGG
- the rplT gene encoding 50S ribosomal protein L20; translation: MARVRRGVTTHKRHKKIIERAEGYWGRKKNVFKRANEQVMKSGLYAYRDRRNKKRDFRRQWIVRLTAACKELDFKYGELIHGMVEKGIQLDRKTLAHMAVNDADAFRALVDSVRQV
- the rpmI gene encoding 50S ribosomal protein L35; this translates as MEPVAETPAEDELAKLKTSKTAMKRFKVSGSGKLIRRRAYDNHMFIHKRGNRKRRLGSDATLTPAFEKRMKRMLGM
- a CDS encoding translation initiation factor IF-3; translated protein: MNERIPRFYRELVVINEHGENLGTMDADKALALAHEAELDLVLVNQNVRPPVARIVDHGKYQYEQEKREREGKKKKTVSELKAVRMRPGTDDHDLDVKLRNVIRFLNEGHKVKCSVMFRSREITRPEMGRQALERFVQATQDIAVVEREPSVDGRFMIMILAPKPGVAQAAKKAQEAEKAEPEPETSGEAAK